The sequence below is a genomic window from Ovis canadensis isolate MfBH-ARS-UI-01 breed Bighorn chromosome 1, ARS-UI_OviCan_v2, whole genome shotgun sequence.
TGCTTGCCAGGACGGCCTCCACATGCTTTCTCTATTAGAGCCAAGCACAGAAACTTATCAAAAACATATGTCTGGTGTTAATCATCTGGACTGGGGCTCCACTTGGGAGTCTAACTAGCTGTTCCTTGGCAGAAGGAATCTGTTGACCTTCTCAGCTTGCTTGAAGAGGGTGCAGAGAGGCATTTCAAACTTTTAGGTGCTGTTACAGAAAATGTCTAGCTGCAAGGATTGACTTTAATTAGAGAAAGACTCCAACACTTGAAGGCTGGAGCTGCAGCTATGAAGACTTTTTACTCGGATGCTGGTGAGATGCCCTAGGGCACTAGTGCTGCAGGAGCCACCCTTAAATGTGTGGCGGGCACCAAGTACTGGATTGATTAACTTCATGAACTCAGCCCCCTTCCATCTTCCTCAGAAGGAGCCAGTATGAGAAccaggactgaatgactttagTTGCAGGTGGGTAAAAAGGGTTTTGAAATCTTTTAAGAGACTGACCACAAATTGATCAAGGAAGCCATAACAGATGGGTTCTCACAAATTAAATGGAATTTAGCTCAAGGAGCCATGGTAAAAGGCTTGAtgggtttttaaaatgttcttttaataACAAAAGGAACCAATTCCTGAATTCTCAGATTATGTGTAATTCAAATTCTGCCAAGACCTTCATTTTTAcatattctaaaaataattctaaGTCATAAGAGCCTTCactctttttacttttattatattttctcaaataaaCTTCCCAAAAGGAAGATATTTTAAGAGCATTTTCAAACATCTTTGGCAtcacataaaaaagaaatctcgTGTAAAAAACGAAATGTCATCTGAACTTTTATCATACAAAGGCGCAATCCAATatgaacatataaaatatatacaaatatagtgCATGGTCAGTCACTTAATACAGCTCTCTACAAAAAAGtaactttagaaattaaaaaaaaaaaagtaaccactTAATCTCAAaagtcctcccttctctctcatgGTCCAAGTTCCTGTTTATCGTCCGGAGGGAAGAGAGATGGTTTGGGGAATTTAGGGGGAGGGATGGCCTGAGCCCCTCAGTTCCGCCACGGTCTCCACATGGAGTCTGCCGTGAGAGAGGGGCCGCTGGAAGGTGACACTGCGTTGGGGCCCACCGAGGTCCCGCTGTTGCTGGTGTAGACTGGGATGACTGGGCCGCTGTGAGCGAAGGCCCCATTAGGGATGAGGAACGCAAACTGGCCGTCTGGAGCcggcaccacctggaagccgccGAACACCTTAGCCGCCTCTCCAGCAGGGCTGCCCAGCTTGCAGGGCGCGCCGCCGGGAGGGGGCGCCGCACCCCCGGGGATCGGCacgagcggcggcggcggcgcgaaCGGCGCGTGCTGCGGGCCGCCAGGTCctggcgggggcggcggcggcgcctgCAAGGCGGGGTGCGGCTGCCCTGGGTAGGTCATGGCGTTGATCTGGGTCATGCAGTTGGCCAGGTGGCCGAGGAGTCGGGTGCGCACCTCGGTGTTAACGCCCTCACACGTGGACAGGAAGCGGGTCACCTCGTTCATGCACTCGCTGAAGCCGGCGCGGTACTTCCCCAGCACGCTCGGGTCTGTGCTTAGCGCGGCTGCGGGCCAGAAGGAGACGGATGGGTCACCGAAAGGCCCTGGCCCCGAAGCCATCGCCTCCGCCCTGGGAGGTCCTCGCGGCGCGCCTCCCTGACCACCCGCCCGCGGAACTGCCTCTGGGTAGccggctgggtttagaaaaaccCTCCACCTAGCCACACTAGCTTGGCGACAGACCCCGAGACGCTCCCTCTCCATTCCCTGTCGCTTCATTTAACCCGATCTGAAGCCTCAAAtttgcctcctccccacccccgcgcGATGTGACCTTGGATAGTGCCCTTCCCCCTCTTCTGCACCATCCGAGCCTTATTTCCCCTTATGTAGCGGGCGAGGAGGGCGTGCTAAACTAGATGACCCCAAGCTCCACGCAGCTTAAAAACCACCACGGTTCTAAATCctttcaccccccccccccccaatccgcTTCCCCCACTGCCaagccgcccgccgcccgccgccctcgCCACTAcaacctctctccctccctttccggAACAGTAACAACTTGGAGTTGTGGCTATAAATAAGCCCCAGACCGTGGGAACGCAAGAGTGAGCCAAGGCAGTAAAATGTAGCTGAATGCCTCTCACAACCACGGGCGGAAGTCTGGAAGAAATCACCGCGGGGCGAGAGAGACGCCGGCAGAGGGGGACGCGGCGAGCCGCTCTCACCCGTCATCTGTGCCCGCTGCAGGTTCCGGAGGTGTTTCACTGTCATTTCCAGAATGTCCGCCTTCTCCAGCTTGGAATGCCGCGAACTCTGCACAGAAGaggaggcaaaggaggaaagtgaGAGCCTCGCCAGAGGTTTCGGAATGGTGGGGGTCCGTCCCTCCCCCTGGCCACGGCGGCGACAGCCCTAGACCTCGGCTAGAGGGGCCCAGCTCTCCCGCCTCTGAGAATGCAGTGCAGGCAGGGAAGACCCCGCAGGCAAGGGGATTTCATTCTTAATacctgggagagagagaaaaaaagaattacccACTTACATCTTTTTTAAGAGCATCCAAAATCAGTGTTTTTAGCTGGCTCAGACTTTCATTTATTCTTGCTCTTCGTCTTTTCTCCATGATAGGCTTTGATGActgtaaagaaaatttttaaaaaagagcgcTTGAGTTCCCATGGGACCTGCCATTTCTCCCCGCGATTTTAAGGGAGAAAAGAGCCCCAACCCCGACTTAATTTCTTGGGGGTGCAGGGAAATACAGGTACTGCCCTTACCTTTCTGTGCTCAGATGCTGTCTTTGGTTTATCCGGTGTCGTGTTGACACTGGCTGGGGTAGCAGCCACCGGGGACGAGGAGTTTTTCTCCATTATATCAgctggcattttctttttctttttttaatccctagagaattttatttttggagttcttcacacacaaaaaaattgtcTTGCTTATGTCCCTTTTACTTTATACTTTCTCAAAACTACTGAGCAAGTGCTGAGGGTTTATTATAATATCTTATGGCTACTTGGTGATCGGTAGCGCAATTCCAGGACCAAGGAGAGAGGTAGACGGGGGATTCCGCTGTTATCAGCACCAGCTCCGGATCCTGTGTGATCCCCAGGCCCTGGCGGCCTCTATATATATCTGGGACTGCACGCGAACGGCTCGTGTGAAACTTCCCAAACTTTCTTTCCCACAGTAACTTTCAGCCAATGGGAGGAGGAGACACGCGGCACCGCTCGTGGACCGCGCCCCCCCATTGGCCGCCAGGCACAAGGCCTGGCGGCCAATGGCGCGCGCCTGAGCCCGGGGCACCAGAGGCTACAACGTCAATCAAAAGGATTTTAACCCTTTGCTACTCTCCCTGCTGGCCTTTGCTTTAGAAAGGATTTTTCCGCATTGGGTTTGCTCTAGTTTATTTCTCTTGGGGCTTCGGCCTttgctctttatttcctttcataTGTAATAGAGCTGCTTTGCCAGTAATAAgttcatttgaaatatatatttttaaaggtttagaAGGACAGGGATTAAAGGTTATAAATGCAGTGGTTAGAACGGGGGAATGTAAGGGTGTGAGTTACGAAAAGATCTAAGTGATTTCCCTCTCAGACTCCGCACGTTCGGGGGAGGAGGGGGGTGAAAGTTGACCGTGCAAAAAAGGgcaaaaaaattttccttttgcatgcagaaaaggaaaatgtgcCTCCATCTTATATTTGCAGGTTTTTCAGAGCAAGGTGGTTTTCGATCTCCGCACCCCTCCCCCGATCCGTCCCTCATTTTTCCTCTGGAGTTGGGGGCCTCGGACCCCGCGCTTCCCCAGGAAACAATCAGAATAATTTCCAACTGAGcagaaaggaaatggaatttCAAATGAAAGGTTAACAAGGGGGACTTTGATGGCAATGCCTCAAGGACGCACGCACGTCCTTGCCAACTTTTCCCTTTCCATCCGCCCCCTCTCGGTTCTGCAGCGCGCCGAGGCGGCCTGCCGAGCGgcagcctctccctccttcccgccCCGCGGGCGGCCAGGGCAGCCTCGGCACCCGGCGCGCGCGGGCCCTTTAAGAGCTACACCAGCCGAGCTGCAGTTTGACATCAGCCGGCCGGCGAGGGCGCGCCTGGAGCCGGAGCACGTGCCAGGATGTTTTATTGCCGCCGCGACTGCGGCCGGGCagggaggatgtgtgtgtgtgcgtgcgtgtgtgagtgtgtgcgcgcGCCCCGGGGGCAGGGAggcggggggcggcggcgggcggcggaGCGCGGGGGCTGGTTCCTGGTCCCCGGGAGAAGCCAAGAAGGTAAATAGCAGCTGCTGTGCTCGAGCCTGGGAAAACCCCGCCCCCTGCGCCTGGCCTGGGCTCATTGGCGCGCGCtgcgtgtggggtgtgtgtgtgtgtccctgggccCCCCCCTCTCCTCCGGCCCCCGCCGGGCCTGGAATCCGAGGGGGCGGCGGGCTGGGAGCCTAGCCCAGGCGCTGACCAACCGCCCCCACCCCAACTACCCCCGGGCCAAGGTCAGCCCTTCCGGGCGGGGAGCGCACGCCCTGGGGTGGAGAGTGGGGAATTATTCCAacccccccctccacccctgaTTTCGGGCTTGAGGTTTTAACTCCGCCGAAAGCCTCACTTGCAACAGcccgggggaggggtggggacctTCTTGTTTGCTCCCTGCCCTGGCCCTCCCTCCCCCCGCGGGGCCCCCGGCGCCCGCCGTGGTCACGAGATGCCTGACCGCACTTAGGAAGCGGCCGGGTCAGCCTCCTGCCTCCGCTCGGCGGCTGCGGTTAAAGCGGCTTCGCGCCGCCCGCCTTCTCTCCGAGTCCAGGGAGGCCGGGCAGCTCCCCCTCGCTGCACCCGGGAGGCCGCCGGCGGGCGGCCGGGAAGAGGCGGGCGGCGCGGGCGGCTGCGTGCTGCCGGCTGGCCGGGCCGCGCGCCGggaggagccgccgccgccgccgccgccgggtgCCACGTGGCGGGCGCCGGGCCGGGAGCGCCAGGGCTCTGGCGGCGGCCTCCCTGGGGGATTTGCCGCGCAGGGCGGGCGACGCGCACTGTCCCGGCCGGCCGCCGTCGCCCCCGCCGCCTCCCTCCCGCTCGCCCGCCTGCCCGGGTCGCCAGCCCCCGCGCCCCCACCCCTTCCGCCCTTCCCGCCGCCCAGGAGCTCGGGGAGCTGCTCGGGCGGCTTGGGGCAGCCCAGGAGCCGAGAGCGCATCTTGTTTGATGtcggcccccaccccaccccaccccctcccagtcCTCCAGGCTTAGAGGCCGCCGGAGGCCTGGCACACATTTCTCAGTcacttcattccttccttcctctgagcTCCCCACTGAGATAATGTTGTAAATGATTTCACCAGATCTGGTCCCGGATGAGATTCAGCGGTTCCTGgctctgggtgaccttgggcaagcccctctcttcctttcattaCAGGACGCATGCTCTGTGCCAGACACAGTGTTAAACCCTGGGATTACCACGAGAGATACAGTGGCAGCCTGCAAGGAACTGATGGTCAACTCTGGAGGCAAGCAGAATGATTTTCTGATTGATGACGGAAGCATTCCTCTATTACTATTCTTTTCTCTTAGAGCTTGGGTGATGGCCCAAGAGAACAGGAGAACCTCAAAGAAACGCTGAACCACTTCTGTATGGGCAACACTATTGCTTGTCTATATGGGGGAGAGGGACAGGGAtgaatataatattaatagttcTTGTCCACAGGAAGCCTAGGGCAGAGAGATACTGTACTTTTACGTGCAGCTGACATCTGCCTATTTTCCCATATACTCCTTTGGTAGATCCTAGGCTCAAGAGAGACAGTTATGGGTCTAGATAAAGGAAAATGCTGTGAAGGTCTAGGATAATTGATTGACTCATAAATTGGGGTATCCTGAaaaacttcctggaggaggtgggcctGTGCTTTGTATATTGAAAAATAGGTAGGATTGGGGCACTGGAGATGTGGTGAGTCATGGGGCTGGAAAGGATGACAGTACCTATGGCATCAACAGCCTAGGCTTTGAAACTTGAGGTCTTTACTCAAGGAACACGGTCTGGAGCCCAGGCTGTGTGACAGGCAAGAGTGTAAGAAGCCACTGGAGGAGGAGGCTTGAGTCTGTTAAACATCTTGCTAAAGACTTTATACAATGGAGAGCTGTGAAATGCTCTTGAGCAGAAAAGGGACATCAAAGTTCTCCTTTAGGAAGATGGTTCTGGCAAAAGAATGGAGAGTGGTTTGCAAAGTTTGAAGGCAGAGGGCCCAGTTAGGAGGTTCAAGGCAGTAAAGGAGGTAAGTTCCTAGGTAACAAGTGTAGACTGACACCTGGAAGCACCTGCCTAGAACCAGCTCACCTGGGCGTTGACTGCACGTTGTCCAGTGATCCAAGTTTTGCAGAAACCTGCTACCCTTTGCTGCATTGTTCCCCCACAACCTGGAATCTAACCAAGAAATCGTTGTGACTGGGACCTTATTTACCTTCCAAGCCTCATTTTCATCTTCCAGAATAGCCCTCAAGTCTGCAGCCAAATCTGTACCTCATTGCAGGCTGAGTTTACTTACTCTCGCCCCTTGGGTTCCTCTCTgggatttgtgtttgtgtgtgtgtgttcttaacACACTGCAGAGTGGGCTGTGTCCCATCACATTCTGAAGAAATGATGAACAATGCCTCTTTTGTTGACCTGCAACCTGGGCCAGTGGGGTAgggcttttctttcttattttaagcAGATGGAAAAGTGGTGATGACAGAGAACTGTCTGTTGCTTTTGAAAAAGTGGAGTTTCCCTGTGTGTTTGACATCTTCTTGGTGAAAGGTGATGAGCCTGTGAAGTTACCTGGCTTTCTGCTATGCAAACTTTTCAAGCTTCTTAAAATGCTTCTGCTCAgcatctgactttttaaaaactgcataaaTACTCTGACCCAGATTCttccaaggaaagaaaatcttcCTTGGGAAGCTTATTAACCCTTTCTGGCTTCCCTCCAGATCTATGAGAGCCAGTGACTTCCTCTATTAAACTCTTGTATGACATTGAATGCTGTTTGCTCTTGGGCCCTAATTAACTAACCGGGTATACCACCCACTGTCCCTTCCAGCCTAAAAACCcttttttctctcccattttctttcttctccttgggaTTTGGCACCCTGAAGGTACGTGGAGAATGTTGAACATAGTCAAGTTATGGTCTCACTGCAGTGCCTAAAAAAGCCTCACTGGTCAAATAGTTAATCAACAACTCGTTTATTGCCACTTTAGGAGTGCTTACACTGGTAGAATGAGCAAAtagtttaaacacacacacatattttcagGTAGTTGGTCAAAATTTTGCCATGAATTTGTTTCTAGGgcagataaacaaacaaacctatGACATCCTAGCCCTCATCCCAGTCATTCAAGAAGAAAGTCTCCTTGCAAATGGGCTCAGAGACTTTTTCAGCATCTTTATCCTGGGCAGTGAAAATAGCACCAACGGGAGACTCTCTACACCTCAAATGGGAAATCAAGTTCCTACACTCAAGAAGAACCTTTTTGGTTTGGAAAGCTCTTAGAAAAAGTCTtcatttttccctcttccttGTCTCCTCCCCCCTCCAAAGCACAGAGAAAATTGAAACTTGTTCATCAGAGGATGTCACTTTTTTGATCCCCCTTTGAGACAAGCAAGACACAGGAATCTTGCCCACTGTATCATGCCCAGGGGCATCACAATCAGGGGCTGCCCTGATTTCAAGGGTTTGTCTCCTTCCTTTCTGCCCCATGAAGGGTGATTTTTCTCCATCTTATTGCATCACCTGTTTGCTTTAAACCATAAAACAAATAACCACATCTCTAGTGAGACTCCCCTTTGTCCCTGGGTATCATAATGGTCTGTGGGTTTTGTTTAAAgctaaagaaaggagaaagagtgagagaagaagaaaaaaggtatTTTGCCTAAGGACTTGaagctttttttctcctctcttttcctccGCTTGACTGACTTTCTCACACTCAGAttccctgcagcctgccagggacGTGGTAGCTGCCCTGCCAAGGGCTATCCTGGGAAGGCTATTGAAAGAGCTTTGAGTAAGTACACACTAGGCGGattttcccctcccctccataCTTGCTCCGCACCTGTACAGGGAGCAGTCTCATACCTATCACCTGATCACAGCCCTTTCAGAGACCGTGAGAAAAATAAAGCCCAGGATAGAAGAGATGTTTGTCTCTGTAGGGCTGCAGCcagctccctgcagtccaagtgcCCAGAAACAGCACATTCCTGGCTTGGTGTGCTTGCATGTTTGCCCGTGAGCGTGCTAGGTGGGGGcgctgggaaggggagggaagccAGGCATCACCTGCATAATGtaatgactccctgggcgcctctGTCTTCTGGCATCTGCCTGACTGGTGGTTTTGCGATCCTTTACTAGAATCATTATGGTACTTCCAGATAAGAGTTCATATGCGCACACGGTGGCAGAGCTCACCACAGGGATTTCTGACCTTAAGGTTCAGGGATGAACCCCCCAGGGAGCCTGTGAAGGCCCTGAATTGGAATTCTTTCCATGCAGAagtttaataaatactttttgaatCAATGAGCAAAtgcctcattttttttcccccccaaggaGAGTGTCCATAGCTTTTAGCAAAATCTCAAAGTTTTTTGTGACCCAGAAAGGTTGAGGAAACTGATCAAGGCAATCTATGCCTACCTATAAGTGGGTACTcttaaggcccagagagggccaGACCCTGGCTCAAGCAACACAGGGCCAGAGCTGGGGCCAGAAGCCAGCTCAGAGCAGCATACCACAGTGAGGTGGGCACTGGGAAATTGGTGGTGGGGTTTATAGGACCATCTGTGATCAGCATCAGAACTTGAATTTAAAATAGACACTGTAATAAAGATACTTTGAATGTCCAGCACATTTCCCCCCCCTAATTCTGAGGCACTTGATGCTCTGCACTCAGCATTTGGATGGGGAAAGGGATAGGCAAGAAAGCCAAGTGTCTACCCATAGAAGAGGATTCAGGCATGCTTGCAGGGCGAGTCCCGGTTGCCGTGCAGTGGCGTTTGAAACAACCGCAACTCTACATTCCATCTTTGATAAAAATAAGTTGCTGCCTCTCAACAAAACTGCCCAGTTGGTTTCTGGCCAAGCTAGGACCTTGAACTGCAAACTAGGGGTGAAGATGGAAAAATAGAAGCTTTCAGCATTTGCTCATAATGTAATACTTTATACCACCTCCACCCCGGACCCCACCTTGGAAAACTTGACTACAGCCAGCGGGACCAAGGGAATGTGCACTTCTCTAATGGGCCCTGAAAGAGGATGGTTGCCAGGAAAGCCTTTCCCAAAGGGTGGGGGCTGGGCTCTGGGAACAGCTTAACTCCTGCATTTGGCCTGGCCTCCCACAGCAGTCATGGCAGGCAGGCTCTAAATGTGCTCTGGGCTAACCTTTTACCCTCTGAGCAGGGCTGCAGTGAGGCAAGCCTTCAAGCCCAGGGATGAAGGTGGGCATTCCCGAGGGATGTTATGGATGCTGACTTGCACACTTGTGTGTGAAAGGCTCAGAACTACACAGGGCCTGATGCCCCTGGGGGCCTCTGGAAGGTTCAGGAAGGTGGGATGAAGTCTTAGCCCCTTTATATCTGGGATGTGCATTTGTTTGGCTTGCTCATGCTGTTCAAATTTTGACATCAGATCAAattcctcaaaaaaacaaaaccaattcaGCTAGCCAGGGGAATCATTTGATAAAACTTAGGGCTAGATGAATGTATAAGGCATATTTTAAATCAAAGTCACTGTCATTATTATCCTTGCTTGTTTTCCTCAGCTTACAGAGAGGGTTGAGGGAGATAAAGGAAGAGAACTAAGAGGTGGCTGAATGGGTCCACTGACTGAATGCATGGGAAAATTGGAAGAAGTGACTGGACTAAGGTTTAACAGCCTCcccagaaagggaagagaaagccaGAATTAGGCTCAAGTTTCCTGCTCACCAGTCCAGAAACCTGCCCTGCTATATCTGTAAGAATGTTTTGAAACATCATCTACAGCAAGCGACTAACATTACCATCAGAGACGAATTTTCTGGTTGAGAACCAGAGCTACCTGCTGGTGTGCGGCCATTCGACAGACTATGCCCAGCGCACAGCATTGTTAAATGCCAGGCTTGCTGCACTGTGACTCCTTCTTGAATTTGCTCACCACCCTGTGAGCTCCAGAAAAGAAGGGGTCTTGATTTCTAAGTTTTAggagacagaaagtcagttgcaCAGGGGCTACACAGACTAGCAGATGGagaggtgagaaaaaaaaaaagaatttttcccAAGTGGTAGAGAGCTGGTGAGggtttcccaggcggcactagtggcaaagaaccctcctgccaatgcagaggatgccagagactcaggtttgatccctgagttgggaagatcccctggaggaggaaatggcaagtcactcatcttcttgcctagaaaattccatggacagaggagcctggcagattatagttcatggggtcacaaagagtcggacacgactgatgaactgagtgcgcgcgcgcacacacacacacacacacagatagtaTTTGCATGTGAAATATATACTTTCCTTTTAGATATCAGCCTTAGGGAACAAGCCTTTTAACACTGGGGGGTTGGAAACTTCTGGTCTCTTCCAAAGAGTTCCTcacttgtcctcctgccttgTGGTACTTGACAGTGGACAGAGCACTTTCTACTTCATTGCAGCATTTTGTCCTCTTAGAAGGTCTTGATGGAAGGCCcatggagggagacagagagaggattCAAGGGGTTAGTTCAGGAGACCATGGCCTGTTGGAGGCAAAGGTTATAGGATAGACAAGCTTCCTGGAAAATAGTGCCTCTGAAGAAACGGCAGGGAGCTTAGAGCCCAGGGAGAAGAGACTACCTTTCTCAGTCACTAGCAAGAATAAGATGTCCAGAAACTGGAGAAGGGCAATAACTGTCAATTCGATAGAGCAGAGCAGTAATCCGGAAGGCAAGGAGCAAGGGTATTTTCTTGTGGCGGAAAGCCATTGGGGATGAGGTGAGGGGAAGGAACCCACTTAGCCAGAGGGTGACTGAGCAAGTTCCGTAAAGGACACGGATAGCAGATGATCGTAGTGTTTACTAGACTGAGGCTGTGCTGGCTAGTTCAACATCCGAAACTTCCCGGAACATCTCAAGAGACTGGGTCTGTGACTGAGGGCCTTTATAGAACTCTGGAACCTACATCACTCTTCCTCACTAGTTATTTGTTCTATGCTGTTTGTATTGCTATAGGCGTAACATAAGTGCCCACAGACTGGGAAAAGTGATGGAACTGTTTGGGGTGATGACAGGGATGGGGGCAGTACCGAGATGGCAGCCTACTCTGTAGCCAGTCTGAGGGTGGTGGTCCTGGAGAGTAGGTGGCGGGCTGATTCAGAACAGAGGGGGAGGCAAGCACGTCAATTTCTTGTAGCACCAGGGAAAGAACCAAGGACCCAGGCTTCATCTCCAGCTCTCTGCCCGTGTAGGCAACGGAGCACATATCAGTGCATTCTGGCTCCCCTCAGTCCAATTCTAGGGGAGACATTATGGGAAGTAGAGGAGAGGAACTTTCCTTTTGCCTGACTGGACTTCCATAGGCCCCTTGCCTGACGGACAGAGGTCTCTTGATAAAGTCCCCGAGTGTGGCTGCCTCCTGGAGCATATTGCCAAACTGTGCAGGTCTCATCCATGGATCT
It includes:
- the HES1 gene encoding transcription factor HES-1, whose amino-acid sequence is MPADIMEKNSSSPVAATPASVNTTPDKPKTASEHRKSSKPIMEKRRRARINESLSQLKTLILDALKKDSSRHSKLEKADILEMTVKHLRNLQRAQMTAALSTDPSVLGKYRAGFSECMNEVTRFLSTCEGVNTEVRTRLLGHLANCMTQINAMTYPGQPHPALQAPPPPPPGPGGPQHAPFAPPPPLVPIPGGAAPPPGGAPCKLGSPAGEAAKVFGGFQVVPAPDGQFAFLIPNGAFAHSGPVIPVYTSNSGTSVGPNAVSPSSGPSLTADSMWRPWRN